ATTTATCCCGATTCGATAACGACACCGTACTTCGATAAAGCGAAGCCGGCCTCGTTCAGCGAGATCGTTCACGAGGCAATGAGAGCGTCCGCCAAAATCGGCAAGCCGCTCTTCGTGCTCGAGTTTAATTCGGACAGAAAGCTATCGCAGGAAAAAGAGAAGGATTCGTTTATAGAAGTGATGACCGCCATTGAAAACGCCGGGGTGCCGTTGTCGGCCATCTGGGTGTACGATCATCCGAATCAGCAGCTGGACATCGGCCGGCACATCACGGGAACGAACGTAAATGCGTATAAGCTCCGCGCAATACAGGACTATAACACAAGGATGATCGAAAAATGATAAACAAAGCACTCGCATTCGTTCGCGGATATATGGGGATAATCGTCATCGGCATAGCGTTCGTCGCGTCGGCGTTCATCGTCTTTCTCAACAATAGCGAACCGTCGGAGGACGTCTATACGGTGAAGGCCGGCGATACGCTCCTATCGATAGCCGCACTGTACAATACCACGGCCGATAAGATCGTGGACGTCAACTATCCTGATATCGATCAGAAAAATCAGCCGTCACCCGGCATGCGCATCAAGGTCCCGCGCGGCGCAGCATCAAAAAAAATAACCGTACGGGTCGCGCATTGGAGCCTTGAACCGGGAGCCCGCGACGGATTGAACTTCATGGGGGCCGAATATCGAAAGCTTCACCCGAACGTGCGTGTCGTACAGGAAGCAATCCCCGAGACGACCTACCCCCAATGGTTCACCACTCAGATGGTCGGCGGAACGCCGGCGGACCTCATGCGCGACGGCATGGTGGCGTATCCCCTTCTTGTTTCCTATTACATGCGCTATTTCACGCCGCTCACCGAATATGTGATGTCGCCCAATCCGTACAACAAGGGGAACGAATTCGAACATGTCGCGCTGCGCGATACGATGAAAGACGGTCTTCGCAACTGCTACATCCCCGAGATGCAGGAATACATGGCGATAGGGCTTACGCTCCACATCGTGCGCATGTTCTACAACAAATCCATGCTCAAGCGCTATACGGGTTCGGATGTACCCCCCGCCACCTTTAAGGAATTCATCGATATCTGCAAGATCGTCGAGAAGAATAAATTCTACGATACCAAAGCGAAACGGGAGATCGGCACCCACAGCAATGCCATCGATGCGCTCACACGCGAGCTGGCGGCGCCGGAAAAAAGCGGCGGCGAAGCGCGGATAGCTCAACTTCGTACGAAAATGAACGAACATGCGGCGGCGATATCGGGAATTGAACAGAAGCTCATGGCGCTGACCCCGATAGCCAATTCCCGGTACCATATGCAGATGATCGAAGGGAGCATGTTCAACGTCATTACGACAAAGGCGCGCGAACATATCGACTTTGATCATGACTGCACAGTAAGCGTCGTCGAAGAATTCGCAGGGATAAAAGGGAAGAAGATCGACATGAACTACGGACCCTACCGCGCGAAATTCGATATCGTTTCCAACTATTGCCGGTATTCCACGCCGGGGTTCTCGGGGCTCAACCGCGATGACGCGGTCATGTTCTTCGTGCAGCAGCGTTCGCTCTTCATACCGACAGGAACGTTCGATGCGGGCATGCTTGAACGTCAGGCGGCGGACAACGGTTTCGAGGTGGGCATCATCGACTTTCCCTATCCCGGGAAGGACAGCCCGGAACTGTACCGCTATTTCGAGGGCCCTGCATACGAAGACCCCGTATCGAGCTTCCGTTTCGCCTGTGCGACACCCGAGGCCGATCCGGAGCGGCGGCGTGTCGCTATCGACTTTCTCCTCTTCATGGC
This sequence is a window from Spirochaetota bacterium. Protein-coding genes within it:
- a CDS encoding extracellular solute-binding protein; translation: MINKALAFVRGYMGIIVIGIAFVASAFIVFLNNSEPSEDVYTVKAGDTLLSIAALYNTTADKIVDVNYPDIDQKNQPSPGMRIKVPRGAASKKITVRVAHWSLEPGARDGLNFMGAEYRKLHPNVRVVQEAIPETTYPQWFTTQMVGGTPADLMRDGMVAYPLLVSYYMRYFTPLTEYVMSPNPYNKGNEFEHVALRDTMKDGLRNCYIPEMQEYMAIGLTLHIVRMFYNKSMLKRYTGSDVPPATFKEFIDICKIVEKNKFYDTKAKREIGTHSNAIDALTRELAAPEKSGGEARIAQLRTKMNEHAAAISGIEQKLMALTPIANSRYHMQMIEGSMFNVITTKAREHIDFDHDCTVSVVEEFAGIKGKKIDMNYGPYRAKFDIVSNYCRYSTPGFSGLNRDDAVMFFVQQRSLFIPTGTFDAGMLERQAADNGFEVGIIDFPYPGKDSPELYRYFEGPAYEDPVSSFRFACATPEADPERRRVAIDFLLFMAAKENNIRLNAIIGWNPNIVGSIPDVGLLKGFHPHVDGVVPAMNFQIGGEATIKWQQMYALFWVGQISYEKFCDDFIPFYLSRGYQDYLTMNKNWRRALITDEKLASILRIKGIVSQGTRKETEQWAKYRFAVARPIAREMNVSYERALMEKAERGDHASIPAAYEYSRTARERHDIR